A portion of the Deltaproteobacteria bacterium genome contains these proteins:
- a CDS encoding YbaB/EbfC family nucleoid-associated protein: protein MSAPDLGAWMRRAQEMQGKLAELQRELARRTVQGSAGAGLVTATVSGELRVLAIEIDPKLFAEGDRALLQDLTAAAVNAALQSAQRLVQEEMQRAAGSLALPLPGAPG, encoded by the coding sequence ATGAGCGCCCCCGACCTCGGCGCCTGGATGCGCCGCGCCCAGGAGATGCAGGGCAAGCTCGCGGAGCTCCAGCGCGAGCTCGCGCGGCGCACGGTGCAGGGCAGCGCGGGCGCCGGCCTCGTCACCGCCACCGTGAGCGGCGAGCTGCGCGTGCTCGCGATCGAGATCGACCCGAAGCTCTTCGCCGAGGGCGACCGCGCGCTCCTCCAGGACCTGACCGCCGCCGCCGTGAACGCCGCGCTCCAGAGCGCCCAGCGCCTGGTCCAGGAGGAGATGCAGCGCGCCGCGGGCTCGCTCGCGCTGCCGCTGCCCGGCGCCCCGGGCTGA
- a CDS encoding GTPase domain-containing protein — protein sequence MSFINYASREINCKIVYYGPGLCGKTTNLQYIYQKTNPDLKGKMISLATETERTLFFDFLPLALGQIRGFKTRFHLYTVPGQVFYDASRKLILKGVDGVVFVADSQIERMEANLESLDNLRVNLSEQGYDLDKLPYVVQYNKRDLPNAATLEEMRPQLNPAGVPDFEASANVGKGVFETLKMCAKGVLSDLRRMAR from the coding sequence ATGTCGTTCATCAACTACGCATCGCGCGAGATCAACTGCAAGATCGTCTACTACGGCCCCGGCCTGTGCGGGAAGACGACGAACCTCCAGTACATCTACCAGAAGACGAACCCCGACCTGAAGGGGAAGATGATCTCGCTCGCCACCGAGACCGAGCGCACGCTCTTCTTCGACTTCCTGCCGCTGGCGCTCGGGCAGATCCGCGGCTTCAAGACGCGCTTCCACCTCTACACGGTGCCCGGCCAGGTCTTCTACGACGCCAGCCGCAAGCTGATCCTGAAGGGCGTCGACGGCGTGGTGTTCGTGGCCGACAGCCAGATCGAGCGCATGGAGGCGAACCTCGAGAGCCTCGACAACCTGCGCGTCAACCTCTCCGAGCAGGGCTACGACCTCGACAAGCTCCCCTACGTCGTGCAGTACAACAAGCGCGACCTGCCCAACGCCGCGACGCTCGAGGAGATGCGGCCCCAGCTCAACCCGGCCGGCGTCCCCGACTTCGAGGCCAGCGCCAACGTCGGCAAGGGCGTCTTCGAGACGCTCAAGATGTGCGCGAAGGGCGTGCTCTCGGATCTGCGGAGGATGG
- a CDS encoding roadblock/LC7 domain-containing protein has product MPIVDTQLVLYDEDYRKVLGVCERLARDAHAKGVFVVDKNGQLLAEAGDVRGIDTTSLASLTAGSIAATGGLAKIIGEEEFPIHFHQGARDNLHMTVVGGRIILVVVFDERSSLGLVRLRVKKAGSELARLFEEIRKKSERARASGGSPFAEITDDDIDKLFAD; this is encoded by the coding sequence ATGCCGATCGTCGACACCCAGCTCGTGCTGTACGACGAGGACTACCGCAAGGTCCTGGGCGTCTGCGAGCGCCTGGCGCGCGACGCCCATGCCAAGGGCGTCTTCGTGGTGGACAAGAACGGCCAGCTCCTCGCCGAGGCGGGCGACGTGCGCGGCATCGACACCACGAGCCTCGCCTCCCTGACCGCGGGCTCGATCGCCGCCACCGGCGGCCTCGCCAAGATCATCGGCGAGGAGGAGTTCCCGATCCACTTCCACCAGGGCGCCCGCGACAACCTCCACATGACCGTGGTGGGCGGGCGCATCATCCTGGTCGTGGTCTTCGACGAGCGCTCGTCGCTCGGCCTCGTGCGGCTGCGCGTCAAGAAGGCCGGCTCCGAGCTGGCCCGGCTCTTCGAGGAGATCCGCAAGAAGAGCGAGCGCGCCCGGGCGAGCGGAGGAAGTCCCTTCGCCGAGATCACCGACGACGACATCGACAAGCTCTTCGCGGACTGA
- the recR gene encoding recombination mediator RecR, producing the protein MRSSPPIERLVAALRRLPGIGEKSAARLAFHLLSSPDAQVQELAEAIVRLKREIVLCAECFDLTDASPCAICRDPRRDAALLCVVEEPADLAAIEASGRFAGRYHVLGGALAPIDGIGPEELRIAELEERVRKGAVREVILATNPTAEGDATAHLLADRLRGATVRVTRIASGMPLGGDLEYADHVTVGRSLDYRREM; encoded by the coding sequence GTGCGCTCCTCGCCCCCGATCGAACGCCTCGTCGCCGCGCTGCGCCGGCTGCCCGGGATCGGCGAGAAGAGCGCGGCGCGGCTCGCCTTCCACCTGCTCTCGTCCCCCGACGCGCAGGTGCAGGAGCTGGCCGAGGCGATCGTGCGGCTCAAGCGCGAGATCGTGCTCTGCGCCGAGTGCTTCGACCTGACCGACGCCTCGCCCTGCGCGATCTGCCGGGACCCACGCCGCGACGCGGCGCTCCTGTGCGTCGTCGAGGAGCCGGCCGACCTGGCCGCGATCGAGGCCTCGGGGCGCTTCGCCGGCCGCTACCACGTGCTCGGCGGCGCCCTCGCGCCGATCGACGGGATCGGGCCCGAGGAGCTGCGCATCGCCGAGCTCGAGGAGCGCGTGCGCAAGGGCGCCGTGCGCGAGGTGATCCTCGCCACGAACCCGACCGCCGAGGGCGACGCCACCGCCCACCTGCTGGCCGACCGCCTGCGGGGCGCCACGGTCCGGGTCACCCGGATCGCCTCGGGCATGCCCCTCGGCGGCGACCTCGAGTACGCCGACCACGTGACCGTCGGCCGCTCCCTGGACTACCGGCGGGAGATGTGA